A region of Micromonospora chokoriensis DNA encodes the following proteins:
- a CDS encoding LON peptidase substrate-binding domain-containing protein → MTARLPVFPLATVLFPGLVLPLHIFEERYRALVRHLVDLPEGAPREFGVVAIQAGWEVAPAGPGARATAGVGQVTLHEVGCTAELRQVTELADGGFDIVTVGRRRFRIAEVDEDAAPYLTADVEWLPDPSGPDEVADLLAARVIAVFRQYLGLIRPDPEEISEQLPEDPTVLSHLVAATAALTVDDRQRLLAIDDTAARLRAELRLLNREAALLRQVRAVPVPLAELASPPTPN, encoded by the coding sequence GTGACCGCACGGCTGCCGGTGTTTCCGCTCGCAACGGTGCTCTTTCCCGGATTGGTGCTGCCGCTGCACATCTTCGAGGAGCGCTACCGGGCGCTGGTCCGACACCTCGTCGACCTGCCCGAGGGCGCTCCCCGCGAGTTCGGTGTGGTGGCCATCCAGGCTGGCTGGGAGGTCGCGCCCGCCGGTCCCGGCGCCCGCGCGACGGCGGGCGTCGGCCAGGTCACCCTGCACGAGGTCGGTTGCACCGCCGAGCTGCGACAGGTGACCGAACTGGCCGACGGTGGTTTCGACATCGTCACTGTCGGCCGCCGCCGGTTCCGGATCGCCGAGGTCGACGAGGACGCGGCTCCCTACCTGACCGCGGACGTCGAATGGCTCCCCGATCCCTCCGGGCCCGACGAGGTCGCCGACCTGTTGGCCGCCCGGGTGATCGCGGTGTTCCGGCAGTACCTCGGGCTGATCCGCCCCGACCCGGAGGAGATCTCCGAGCAACTGCCGGAGGATCCGACGGTGTTGTCCCATCTGGTGGCGGCGACCGCGGCGCTCACCGTGGACGACCGGCAGCGGCTGCTGGCCATCGACGACACCGCCGCGCGGCTCCGCGCCGAGCTGCGGCTGCTCAACCGCGAGGCGGCTCTGCTGCGTCAGGTGCGGGCGGTTCCGGTGCCGTTGGCGGAACTGGCGTCCCCGCCGACACCCAACTGA
- the hisD gene encoding histidinol dehydrogenase — protein sequence MLNRIDLRNGLGDPRRLLPRAQLDVSVAVERIRPLVEAVREHGYPAIREVSERFDGISPEVLRVPVEAIAEAEGVLDPSVRAALLESISRARRVHDDQRRTDHVTQVVPGGTVTERWLPVDRVGLYVPGGLAMYPSTVVMNVVPAQAAGVRSLVVASPPQKDNGGLPDPRVLAACALLGVDEVYAVGGAQAVAMLAYGAAVDPLGELRCDPVDLITGPGNIWVTAAKRLLRGVVGIDAEAGPTEIAILADDTADPAHVAADLISQAEHDPLAASVLVTPSLALVESVERELARQVSATKHVERVTTALTGEQSGVVLVDDLEAGLRVVDAYAAEHLEIQTADAREWALRVRNAGAIFVGAWSPVSLGDYCAGSNHVLPTGGCARHSSGLSVQSFLRGVHLIEYTEAALRDVAPHVVTLATVEDLPAHGQAVQARFPGAST from the coding sequence GTGCTGAACCGGATCGACCTGCGCAACGGTCTCGGAGACCCGCGCCGCCTGCTGCCCCGTGCCCAGCTCGACGTGTCCGTCGCCGTCGAGCGGATCCGACCGCTGGTGGAGGCGGTCCGCGAGCATGGTTACCCGGCGATCCGGGAGGTCAGCGAGCGGTTCGACGGCATCTCGCCGGAGGTGCTGCGGGTGCCGGTCGAGGCGATCGCCGAGGCCGAGGGGGTGCTCGACCCGAGCGTGCGCGCCGCGCTGCTGGAGTCGATCAGCCGGGCCCGTCGGGTGCACGACGACCAGCGGCGCACCGACCACGTCACGCAGGTGGTGCCCGGCGGCACTGTCACCGAGCGGTGGCTGCCGGTCGACCGGGTCGGCCTCTACGTGCCCGGCGGCCTGGCGATGTACCCGTCGACGGTGGTGATGAACGTGGTGCCCGCCCAGGCGGCCGGTGTGCGGTCGCTGGTGGTGGCCAGCCCGCCGCAGAAGGACAACGGCGGCCTGCCCGACCCCCGGGTGCTCGCCGCGTGCGCGCTGCTCGGCGTCGACGAGGTGTACGCCGTCGGCGGGGCCCAGGCGGTGGCGATGCTGGCCTACGGCGCGGCCGTCGACCCGTTGGGTGAGCTGCGGTGCGACCCGGTCGACCTGATCACCGGCCCGGGCAACATCTGGGTGACCGCCGCCAAGCGGCTGCTGCGCGGCGTGGTCGGCATCGACGCCGAGGCCGGGCCGACCGAGATCGCCATCCTGGCCGACGACACCGCCGACCCGGCGCACGTGGCCGCCGACCTGATCAGTCAGGCCGAACACGACCCGCTGGCGGCGAGCGTGCTGGTCACCCCGTCGCTGGCGCTCGTCGAGTCGGTGGAGCGGGAGTTGGCCCGGCAGGTGTCGGCGACCAAGCACGTCGAGCGGGTGACCACGGCGCTGACCGGCGAGCAGAGCGGCGTGGTGCTGGTCGACGATCTGGAGGCCGGGCTGCGGGTGGTCGACGCGTACGCGGCCGAGCACCTGGAGATCCAGACGGCCGACGCCCGGGAGTGGGCGCTTCGGGTGCGCAACGCCGGGGCGATCTTCGTGGGCGCCTGGTCGCCGGTGTCACTCGGCGACTACTGCGCCGGGTCCAACCACGTGTTGCCGACCGGCGGGTGCGCCCGGCACTCCTCCGGGCTGTCGGTGCAGTCGTTCCTGCGCGGCGTCCACCTGATCGAGTACACCGAGGCGGCGCTGCGTGACGTCGCCCCGCACGTGGTCACCCTGGCCACCGTCGAGGACCTGCCCGCACACGGCCAGGCGGTGCAGGCGCGCTTCCCGGGAGCGTCGACGTGA
- a CDS encoding histidinol-phosphate transaminase: protein MSSLDDLPIRDDLRGLSPYGAPQLDVPVRLNTNENSYPVPEPVVEAIGKALAAELRELNRYPDRDAVALRADLAAYLGHGLTVEQVWAANGSNEIQQQLLQAFGGPGRSALGFVPAYSMHPLLALGTGTRWVPAARGVDFGLTVAEAVAQVREHRPDVVFLCSPNNPTGTALDPAVIAAVLDAAPGMVVVDEAYAEFARPGTVSALAVLPGHPRLVVSRTMSKAFGFAGGRLGYLAADPAVVQAVQLVRLPYHLSTLTQAAARAAVTHRDALLGTVNAIMAQRDRIVATLRERGLRVADSDANFVLFRVGGDQTVVWKALLAQGVLVRDVGLPGWLRVTAGTAVETDAFLTAMETVTWEREE from the coding sequence ATGAGCAGTCTCGACGACCTGCCGATCCGGGACGACCTGCGAGGGCTGTCGCCGTACGGGGCGCCGCAGCTGGACGTGCCGGTGCGGCTCAACACCAACGAGAATTCCTACCCGGTGCCGGAGCCGGTGGTCGAGGCGATCGGCAAGGCGCTCGCGGCCGAGTTGCGCGAGTTGAACCGCTACCCGGACCGGGACGCGGTGGCGCTCCGCGCCGACCTGGCCGCATATCTCGGGCACGGGTTGACCGTCGAGCAGGTGTGGGCGGCGAACGGCTCCAACGAGATCCAGCAGCAGTTGCTCCAGGCGTTCGGTGGGCCGGGGCGCAGCGCCCTCGGCTTCGTTCCGGCGTACTCGATGCATCCGTTGCTGGCCCTCGGCACCGGCACCCGGTGGGTGCCCGCCGCGCGTGGCGTCGACTTCGGGTTGACCGTCGCGGAGGCGGTCGCCCAGGTCCGCGAGCACCGACCCGACGTGGTCTTCCTCTGCTCACCGAACAATCCGACCGGCACGGCACTGGACCCGGCGGTGATCGCCGCGGTGCTCGACGCCGCGCCGGGCATGGTGGTCGTCGACGAGGCGTACGCCGAGTTCGCCCGGCCCGGGACGGTCAGCGCCCTGGCGGTGCTGCCCGGCCACCCGCGGCTGGTGGTCAGCCGCACGATGAGCAAGGCGTTCGGCTTCGCCGGTGGGCGGCTGGGTTACCTGGCCGCCGATCCGGCGGTGGTGCAGGCGGTGCAGCTCGTCCGGCTGCCGTACCATCTGTCCACGCTCACCCAGGCCGCCGCCCGTGCGGCGGTGACCCACCGCGACGCCCTCCTCGGTACGGTGAACGCGATCATGGCGCAGCGGGACCGGATCGTGGCGACGCTGCGGGAGCGCGGGTTGCGGGTCGCCGACAGCGACGCCAACTTCGTGCTCTTCCGGGTGGGCGGCGACCAGACCGTCGTCTGGAAGGCCCTGCTGGCCCAGGGCGTGCTGGTCCGGGACGTCGGTCTGCCCGGCTGGCTGCGGGTGACCGCCGGCACCGCCGTCGAGACCGATGCCTTCCTCACCGCAATGGAGACAGTCACGTGGGAGCGCGAGGAGTGA
- the hisB gene encoding imidazoleglycerol-phosphate dehydratase HisB: protein MSRTARVERITKETRVLVEIDLDGTGAAEISTGVGFYDHMLHQIARHGGFDLTVRTVGDLEIDAHHTIEDTALALGAAFDEALGDKAGIRRYGSATVPMDEVLVRAAVDLSGRPYVVHDEPVLAPYIGPVYATSMTRHIWESFGQAARVTLHVDVLRAARPGGHPDAHHVVEAQFKAVSRALREATSIDPRAAGAIPSTKGAL, encoded by the coding sequence ATGAGTCGGACCGCCCGGGTGGAGCGGATCACCAAGGAGACCAGGGTCCTCGTCGAGATCGACCTCGACGGCACCGGAGCCGCCGAGATCAGCACCGGCGTGGGCTTCTACGACCACATGCTGCACCAGATCGCCCGGCACGGCGGCTTCGACCTGACCGTGCGCACGGTGGGTGACCTGGAGATCGACGCGCACCACACCATCGAGGACACCGCGCTCGCCCTGGGCGCCGCGTTCGACGAGGCGCTGGGCGACAAGGCCGGCATCCGACGGTACGGTTCGGCGACGGTGCCGATGGACGAGGTGCTGGTCCGGGCCGCGGTGGACCTGTCCGGTCGGCCGTACGTGGTGCACGACGAGCCGGTGCTGGCGCCGTACATCGGGCCGGTCTACGCGACGAGCATGACCCGGCACATCTGGGAGTCCTTCGGGCAGGCGGCCCGGGTCACGCTGCACGTCGACGTGCTGCGGGCGGCCCGGCCGGGCGGCCACCCGGACGCGCACCACGTGGTGGAGGCGCAGTTCAAGGCGGTCTCCCGGGCGTTGCGCGAGGCGACCTCGATCGACCCGCGCGCCGCCGGCGCGATCCCCAGCACCAAGGGCGCGCTCTGA
- the hisH gene encoding imidazole glycerol phosphate synthase subunit HisH, translating to MSAVVVLDYGSGNLRSAERALAAAGADVRVTDDLSAAAAADGLVVPGVGAYAACMAGIEALGAGPVIAERVAAGRPVLGICVGMQVLFEYGEEHGVVTKGLGLLPGGVTRLAATRLPHMGWNTVRASGTSVLFAGLSERSRFYFVHSYAVGDAAALAAAGATVTTAHHDVDFVAAVERGPLSAAQFHPEKSADTGAALLRNWLATLPSGG from the coding sequence ATGAGCGCCGTGGTGGTGCTCGACTACGGCTCGGGCAACCTGCGCTCGGCGGAGCGGGCACTGGCCGCCGCCGGCGCGGACGTGCGGGTGACCGACGACCTGTCCGCCGCGGCCGCCGCCGATGGTCTGGTGGTGCCGGGGGTGGGCGCGTACGCGGCGTGCATGGCCGGGATCGAGGCGTTGGGCGCCGGCCCGGTGATCGCCGAGCGGGTGGCGGCCGGTCGGCCGGTGCTGGGGATCTGCGTGGGCATGCAGGTGCTCTTCGAGTACGGCGAGGAGCACGGTGTGGTGACCAAGGGCCTCGGGCTGCTGCCCGGTGGCGTGACCCGGTTGGCCGCCACGCGGTTGCCGCACATGGGCTGGAACACGGTCCGGGCGTCCGGTACGTCGGTGCTCTTCGCCGGGTTGTCGGAGCGGAGCCGGTTCTACTTCGTCCACTCGTACGCCGTGGGTGACGCGGCGGCGCTGGCTGCCGCCGGTGCCACGGTGACCACCGCCCATCACGACGTCGATTTCGTCGCCGCCGTGGAGCGGGGGCCGTTGTCGGCCGCCCAGTTCCACCCGGAGAAGTCCGCCGACACCGGTGCCGCGCTGTTGCGCAACTGGCTCGCCACGCTGCCCAGCGGTGGTTGA
- the priA gene encoding bifunctional 1-(5-phosphoribosyl)-5-((5-phosphoribosylamino)methylideneamino)imidazole-4-carboxamide isomerase/phosphoribosylanthranilate isomerase PriA has translation MSLTLLPAVDVADGRAVRLVQGALGSESVYGDPLDAALAWQQDGAEWIHLVDLDAAFGRGTNAHLLAEVVRQLDVKVELSGGIRDDESLRAALGTGAARVNIGTAALEDPVWCDRVVGEYGDRVAIGLDVRGQTLSARGWTRDGGDLYEVLERLDKAGASRYVVTDITKDGTMRGPNLDLLREVCARTDRPVIASGGVSTLDDLRALATLETVGVEGVIAGKALYAGAFTVAEALRTLAEA, from the coding sequence TTGAGCCTGACCCTGTTACCCGCCGTGGATGTCGCCGACGGCCGGGCCGTCCGGCTCGTGCAGGGCGCCCTCGGAAGCGAGAGCGTCTACGGCGACCCGTTGGACGCGGCGCTGGCCTGGCAGCAGGACGGCGCGGAGTGGATCCACCTGGTCGACCTGGACGCGGCGTTCGGGCGGGGCACCAACGCGCACCTGCTCGCCGAGGTGGTGCGCCAGTTGGACGTGAAGGTGGAGCTGTCGGGCGGTATCCGCGACGACGAGTCGCTGCGTGCGGCGTTGGGCACCGGTGCGGCCCGGGTGAACATCGGGACCGCGGCTCTCGAGGACCCGGTCTGGTGTGACCGGGTGGTCGGGGAGTACGGCGACCGGGTGGCCATCGGGTTGGACGTGCGGGGACAGACCCTGTCCGCGCGTGGGTGGACCCGGGACGGCGGTGACCTCTACGAGGTGCTGGAGCGGCTGGACAAGGCGGGCGCGAGCCGGTATGTCGTCACCGACATCACCAAGGACGGCACGATGCGCGGGCCGAACCTGGACCTGCTGCGTGAGGTGTGTGCGCGTACCGACCGGCCGGTGATCGCCTCCGGGGGTGTGTCCACGCTGGACGACCTGCGGGCGTTGGCGACCCTGGAGACGGTCGGGGTGGAGGGCGTCATCGCCGGTAAGGCGCTCTACGCGGGCGCTTTCACGGTGGCCGAGGCGCTGCGGACGCTGGCCGAGGCGTGA
- a CDS encoding RidA family protein gives MTVTRLGSGGPWEQSFGYSRVVRAGDRAWTAGCTSTVDGQVAHVGDAAAQTAQALRIGLDALAEVGAEPGDVVRTRLYVTDRLHADEVGRAHNAVFGAVRPAATLVVVAGLLDAEHLVEVELEAYLDDR, from the coding sequence GTGACTGTCACCCGGCTGGGGTCGGGTGGGCCGTGGGAGCAGAGTTTCGGTTACTCCCGCGTGGTCCGGGCCGGTGACCGGGCCTGGACGGCGGGCTGCACGTCGACGGTGGACGGTCAGGTCGCGCACGTCGGTGACGCCGCCGCGCAGACCGCGCAGGCGTTGCGGATCGGTCTGGACGCGTTGGCCGAGGTCGGTGCGGAGCCGGGTGACGTGGTCCGGACCAGGCTGTACGTGACCGACCGGCTGCACGCCGACGAGGTGGGCCGGGCGCACAACGCGGTCTTCGGAGCGGTCCGGCCGGCGGCCACCCTGGTGGTGGTGGCCGGCCTGTTGGACGCGGAGCACCTGGTCGAGGTGGAGTTGGAGGCGTACCTCGACGATCGCTGA
- a CDS encoding MarR family winged helix-turn-helix transcriptional regulator, with product MIDDLVLRRQVCFALYTASRAMTDVYRPILDEFGLTYPQYLVLLVLWERPDDARTVTELGTELQLDSGTLSPLLKRLEGAGLVARRRSARDERRVEVGLTEQGRALRRQVDHVPMCVAQATGLGIAELVALRDTLNQVTDTIHRQKEQ from the coding sequence GTGATCGATGACCTGGTGCTGCGCCGGCAGGTGTGCTTCGCGCTCTATACCGCGTCGCGCGCGATGACCGACGTCTACCGGCCGATCCTCGACGAGTTCGGGCTGACCTACCCGCAGTACCTGGTGCTGCTGGTGCTCTGGGAGCGTCCCGACGACGCCCGCACGGTGACCGAGCTGGGCACCGAGCTGCAACTGGACTCCGGCACCCTCTCTCCGCTGCTCAAGCGGCTGGAGGGGGCCGGGCTGGTGGCCCGACGACGGTCGGCCCGCGACGAGCGGCGGGTCGAGGTGGGCCTCACCGAGCAGGGTCGTGCCCTGCGCCGGCAGGTCGACCACGTCCCGATGTGCGTCGCCCAGGCCACCGGGCTGGGCATCGCCGAGCTGGTCGCGCTGCGCGACACCCTCAACCAGGTCACCGACACCATCCACCGACAGAAGGAGCAGTGA
- a CDS encoding organic hydroperoxide resistance protein, which produces MQVLYTASATASGDGRDGHVETSDGTLTLDLAVPKEMGGAGGAANPEQLFAAGYAACFHSALRVVARRAKADVTGSVVAAEVGIGPSGSGGFGLTVQLVVDLPAVPREAAEQLVEQAHQVCPYSNATRGNIDVALTVRETLAA; this is translated from the coding sequence ATGCAGGTTCTCTACACCGCGTCAGCGACCGCCAGTGGCGACGGCCGGGACGGCCACGTCGAGACCTCCGACGGCACCCTCACGCTCGACCTGGCCGTGCCGAAGGAGATGGGTGGCGCCGGCGGCGCGGCCAACCCCGAGCAGCTCTTCGCCGCCGGCTACGCGGCCTGCTTCCACAGCGCGCTGCGGGTCGTGGCCCGTCGGGCCAAGGCCGACGTGACCGGCTCCGTCGTCGCCGCCGAGGTGGGCATCGGCCCGAGCGGCAGCGGTGGCTTCGGGCTCACCGTGCAGCTCGTCGTCGACCTGCCGGCCGTGCCCCGCGAGGCCGCCGAGCAGTTGGTCGAGCAGGCCCACCAGGTCTGCCCCTACTCGAACGCCACCCGGGGCAACATCGACGTCGCGCTGACCGTCCGCGAGACCCTGGCCGCCTGA
- a CDS encoding NADP-dependent oxidoreductase, with protein sequence MTSNREIHLASRPEGWPTDDNFRLVETDVPTPGPGQIVVRNQYMSVDPYMRGRMNDVKSYVAPYALDAPLDGAAIGEVVASESADVAVGATVLHGLGWREYALLDATAARPVDPTVAPASAYLGVLGMTGLTAYAGLLEVAAMKPGETVFVSAAAGAVGSLVGQIAKLKGAGRVVGSAGSPAKVERLRALGFDAAFDYHDGPVRDSLRAAAPDGVDVYFDNVGGDHLEAAISAMNLHGRAAICGMIAQYNATEPPAAPRNLALVIGKRLTLRGFLVNDHNDVRSAFVSDVAGWLRDGTLSYDETIVDGIENAPAAFLGLLRGENLGKMLVRV encoded by the coding sequence GTGACCAGCAACCGTGAGATCCACCTGGCCAGCCGCCCGGAGGGCTGGCCCACCGACGACAACTTCCGGCTCGTCGAGACCGACGTCCCGACGCCGGGGCCGGGCCAGATCGTGGTCCGCAACCAGTACATGTCCGTCGACCCGTACATGCGGGGACGGATGAACGACGTCAAGTCGTACGTCGCGCCGTACGCGCTCGACGCGCCGCTCGACGGTGCCGCGATCGGCGAGGTGGTGGCCAGTGAGTCGGCCGACGTCGCCGTCGGGGCCACCGTCCTGCACGGGCTGGGCTGGCGGGAGTACGCGCTGCTCGACGCCACCGCCGCCCGGCCGGTCGACCCGACCGTCGCCCCGGCCAGCGCGTACCTCGGCGTGCTGGGCATGACCGGGCTCACCGCGTACGCCGGGCTGCTGGAGGTGGCCGCGATGAAGCCCGGCGAGACGGTGTTCGTCTCCGCCGCGGCCGGCGCGGTCGGCAGTCTGGTCGGCCAGATCGCCAAGCTCAAGGGCGCCGGGCGGGTCGTCGGCAGTGCCGGCTCGCCGGCCAAGGTCGAGCGGCTGCGGGCGTTGGGCTTCGACGCCGCCTTCGACTACCACGACGGGCCGGTCCGTGACTCGCTGCGGGCGGCCGCCCCGGACGGCGTCGACGTCTACTTCGACAACGTCGGCGGCGACCACCTGGAGGCGGCGATCTCCGCGATGAACCTGCACGGTCGAGCCGCCATCTGCGGCATGATCGCGCAGTACAACGCCACCGAGCCGCCGGCCGCCCCGCGCAACCTGGCGCTGGTCATCGGCAAGCGGCTCACCCTGCGTGGCTTCCTGGTCAACGACCACAACGACGTGCGTTCGGCGTTCGTCAGTGACGTCGCCGGCTGGCTGCGCGACGGCACGCTGTCCTACGACGAGACGATCGTGGACGGCATCGAGAACGCCCCGGCGGCCTTCCTCGGCCTCCTGCGCGGCGAGAACCTGGGCAAGATGCTCGTCCGCGTGTGA
- the hisF gene encoding imidazole glycerol phosphate synthase subunit HisF, whose protein sequence is MTVAVRVIPCLDVDAGRVVKGVNFLDLRDAGDPVELAAAYDRAGADELTFLDVTASSSDRGTMLDVVRRTAESVFIPLTVGGGVRQVADVDTLLRAGADKVGVNTAAIARPELIAEIADRFGRQVLVLSLDVRRAPDGVTPSGFEVTTHGGRRGTGMDAVRWAARSAELGAGEILLNSMDADGTKAGFDLELIAAVRAVVDVPVVASGGAGEVAHFPPAIGAGADAVLAASVFHFGELTVAQVKDALRHSGHPVR, encoded by the coding sequence ATGACCGTGGCGGTACGGGTGATTCCCTGTCTGGACGTGGATGCCGGACGGGTGGTCAAGGGCGTCAACTTCCTCGACCTCCGCGACGCCGGCGACCCGGTGGAGTTGGCCGCCGCGTACGACCGGGCCGGCGCGGACGAGCTGACCTTCCTCGACGTCACCGCGTCGTCGAGCGACCGGGGCACCATGCTCGACGTGGTACGCCGCACCGCCGAGTCGGTGTTCATCCCGCTGACCGTCGGCGGTGGGGTCCGGCAGGTCGCCGACGTGGACACGCTGCTGCGTGCCGGTGCGGACAAGGTGGGCGTGAACACCGCCGCGATCGCCCGTCCGGAGCTGATCGCCGAGATCGCCGACCGGTTCGGCCGGCAGGTGCTCGTGCTCTCCCTCGACGTCCGACGGGCCCCGGACGGCGTGACGCCCAGCGGCTTCGAGGTCACCACCCACGGCGGCCGACGTGGCACCGGGATGGACGCCGTGCGGTGGGCGGCCCGCAGCGCCGAGCTGGGCGCGGGGGAGATCCTGCTCAACTCGATGGACGCCGACGGCACCAAGGCCGGCTTCGACCTGGAGTTGATCGCCGCGGTGCGCGCGGTGGTGGACGTGCCGGTGGTCGCCAGTGGCGGTGCCGGCGAGGTGGCCCACTTCCCGCCCGCGATCGGCGCCGGGGCGGACGCGGTGCTCGCCGCCAGTGTCTTCCACTTCGGCGAGCTGACGGTGGCCCAGGTCAAGGACGCGCTGCGCCACAGCGGTCACCCGGTGCGCTGA
- a CDS encoding helix-turn-helix domain-containing protein — MAGVHGVHTLLHTRWEPGMDTFGQLLRRHRESAGLSLRQLDSLIHFQYSHISQVERGDRRPTEALASACDRALGAEGALIEAYRSERAGATDMRRRTMLRAVTAMAAGPAVAPLAELEALRHGLGGAATPHHDEWEQITADYGHGYYRQARPELMAQLSADLTVLQHQIAADTGTHRARLLRAAARLSVIVALSLVASGQIMLGRRWWQTAHRVHQAARLIRGGLIPDGLRCAADTLDALPVHLHNHVLRSVAGQVTDAVPRAEWSRPAFADLADRVRAQSYPPCR, encoded by the coding sequence GTGGCAGGCGTGCACGGTGTGCACACGCTCCTGCACACGCGCTGGGAGCCGGGAATGGATACTTTCGGGCAGCTGCTCAGACGGCATCGCGAGAGCGCAGGGCTGTCCCTGCGGCAGCTCGACTCGCTCATCCACTTCCAGTACAGCCACATCTCCCAGGTGGAGCGCGGTGACCGCCGACCCACCGAGGCACTCGCCTCGGCCTGCGATCGAGCCCTCGGTGCTGAAGGTGCGCTCATCGAGGCGTACCGAAGCGAGCGGGCCGGTGCCACCGACATGCGGAGACGCACGATGCTGCGTGCCGTGACCGCCATGGCCGCCGGTCCTGCCGTCGCCCCGCTGGCCGAACTGGAAGCCCTGCGCCACGGTCTCGGCGGCGCGGCGACACCCCACCACGACGAGTGGGAGCAGATCACGGCCGACTACGGCCACGGCTACTACCGGCAAGCCCGCCCCGAGTTGATGGCCCAACTGAGCGCTGACCTGACCGTGCTGCAACACCAGATCGCCGCCGACACGGGCACACACCGAGCCAGGCTCCTGCGGGCTGCCGCGCGCCTATCCGTCATCGTCGCGTTGAGCCTTGTCGCTTCGGGGCAGATCATGCTGGGTCGCCGCTGGTGGCAGACCGCCCATCGGGTGCATCAGGCCGCCCGGCTGATTCGTGGCGGGCTCATTCCCGACGGACTACGGTGTGCCGCCGACACCCTTGACGCGTTGCCAGTCCACCTGCACAACCACGTGCTGCGGTCAGTGGCCGGGCAGGTCACGGACGCCGTACCCAGAGCCGAGTGGTCACGGCCGGCGTTCGCTGATCTCGCCGACCGGGTTCGGGCCCAGTCCTATCCGCCATGCCGGTGA
- a CDS encoding GNAT family N-acetyltransferase yields the protein MHTAESATAVFPALVRLYAVVYAEPPYAEGPEQVAAFAGGLSAEKERPGFILVVAQDDDSALVGAAYGWTMTAGRWWTRADTEPPEDLRSASKFAVMEWVVHPDRRGAGIGGELIHRLLDGRPESWATLASNPAAPARAIYQRAGWQQVGRSAMPDGTPMDLLVLPLPAAPVRRR from the coding sequence GTGCACACCGCCGAATCGGCCACTGCCGTGTTTCCGGCGCTGGTGCGTCTGTACGCAGTCGTCTACGCCGAGCCGCCGTACGCCGAGGGACCGGAGCAGGTGGCCGCCTTCGCCGGCGGTCTGTCTGCCGAGAAGGAGCGGCCCGGGTTTATCCTCGTCGTCGCCCAGGACGACGACAGTGCCCTGGTCGGTGCGGCATACGGATGGACGATGACCGCCGGACGGTGGTGGACGCGCGCCGACACCGAGCCTCCCGAAGATCTCCGGTCCGCCAGCAAGTTCGCGGTCATGGAGTGGGTCGTGCATCCCGACCGGCGCGGCGCGGGCATCGGCGGGGAACTCATCCACCGGCTCCTCGACGGGCGGCCGGAGTCTTGGGCGACCCTCGCGTCCAACCCGGCCGCACCGGCCCGCGCGATCTACCAGCGCGCGGGATGGCAACAGGTTGGCAGGTCGGCGATGCCCGATGGCACACCCATGGACCTGCTGGTCCTGCCGCTGCCCGCTGCGCCGGTCCGGCGTCGCTGA